Genomic DNA from Flavobacterium sp. N502540:
AAGAGTTGGAGTGGCAGTTGTTGGTCTTGAAGTGCCTCACGCACACGTGCACTTGATTCCGTTAAACGAAATGGATGAAATGCGTTTTCAAAATAAAGTTTCACTTTCTAAAGAAGAATTTGAGGTTTTGGCCAAAGATATTCAGGCTAATTTATAAATAAAAAATATTAAGTTTTAAGTAAGAAATCACAATTTTAATTGTGATTTTTTTTTAAGCAAAAATTTTAATCATGAAAAGATATATAGTTTTAGTGGTCATACTTTATTCGATCATAGCTAAAGGACAAGTTAAAAATAATTATGAAGTTGTAGATAAGCAAATTTCTAAAATTGAAGCTAGTTCAACTAAATCGACCAAGGATATTGCAAATTATATAAAAGATAATTTTAAAACAGATGATGATAAAATAAGAGCGGTTTATTATTGGACAGCTTCTACTATTAGCTATGATGTTGAAAATATGTTTGCAGTAAATTTTAACGAAAGCAAAGAAGATAAAATAAATAAAACACTTATAAGTAAAAAAGGAGTTTGTGTTAATTATGCTGAGGTTTTTAATGATATTGCAAATAAAGTAGGGATTGAATCTGTAGTTGTAGAAGGATATACGAAGCAAAATGGTTTTACAGACTATATATCTCATGCTTGGTGTGGAGCAAAAATAGAAGGGAAATGGTACGCTTTTGATCCAACCTGGGGATCGGGATTTATTGTGAAAGGTAAATTCGTTAAGAAAATAAATAATTATTATTTTAAAACTGATCCATCAAAAATCATTACATCACATATGCCCTTTGATTATCTGTGGCAGTTTTTGGATTACCCAATAACAAATGAGGCGTTTTATAAAGGTAATTTTGCAGTAAATAAATCGAAAGTAAAAATTGATTATGTAAGAGAAATTGAAAAATATAATTCTTTATCCGAGATTGAAAAACTAATAAGTTCGGCAGATCGAATGGAGAAAAATGGAGTTAAAAATGCAATGATTTTTGATAGATTGGCTTATAAAAGGAGTGAAGTTGAAGTTTTGAAAGTGAATAGAATTGTAAGTCTCTTTAATGAAGGGGTTAGCGAATTAAATACATTTATTATTTTTAGAAATAATCAATTTAAACCAAAAGTTTCGGATGATGAAATAAGGAAAATGATTACTTCGCCTAAGGATAAACTTGTAAAAAGTAAGGAATTGATTGATAGTATAGGTGTCATTTCTAAAAATAATCAAGCCAATGTAACCTCTTTGTTAAATGGAATAAATCAGACTCTTACCCAATCTGAAGAGCATTTTTTGTTTGTTGAGAAGTATTTGAGCAAATCAAAGTTGGCTAGAAAAACAATGTTCACAAAAGTAAGCTGGTTTGGTGTTCCTATAAATTAGACTTTTTTATTTAGTAAAATCTGAAATGTAGTTCCTTTTCCAATTTCAGACTGTAGAACTTTTATCTTTCCGTTATGATATTCTTCAACGATCCTTTTGGTTAAGGAAAGTCCAAGTCCCCAGCCGCGTTTTTTGGTCGTAAAACCGGGTTCGAAAATAGTTTTAAACTGCTTTTTAGAAATTCCCGTTCCGGAGTCTTTTACATTAATTTTTACATGATGAGTATCTTCTTCAATTTGAAGATCCAGCATTCCTTTTCCTTTCATCGCATCAATAGCATTTTTAACTAAATTTTCAATAGTCCAGCTGTGCAGTGTTGGATTTATCATTGCCTGTATACTTTGTTGAGGTGCTTGATAAGAGAAAGTAA
This window encodes:
- a CDS encoding transglutaminase domain-containing protein, translating into MKRYIVLVVILYSIIAKGQVKNNYEVVDKQISKIEASSTKSTKDIANYIKDNFKTDDDKIRAVYYWTASTISYDVENMFAVNFNESKEDKINKTLISKKGVCVNYAEVFNDIANKVGIESVVVEGYTKQNGFTDYISHAWCGAKIEGKWYAFDPTWGSGFIVKGKFVKKINNYYFKTDPSKIITSHMPFDYLWQFLDYPITNEAFYKGNFAVNKSKVKIDYVREIEKYNSLSEIEKLISSADRMEKNGVKNAMIFDRLAYKRSEVEVLKVNRIVSLFNEGVSELNTFIIFRNNQFKPKVSDDEIRKMITSPKDKLVKSKELIDSIGVISKNNQANVTSLLNGINQTLTQSEEHFLFVEKYLSKSKLARKTMFTKVSWFGVPIN